In Planctomycetia bacterium, the genomic window ACCAGCGTGGCTATCGCGACGACCGAGCGTTCCTGAACCAACCGAAGGATGACCCGGTGGCGTTCCACGTCCAGCATGACTTTGCGCTCCATTCATCGCGCGACAGTGCTCTTGCGCTTGAGGCGCCGCGGAGCATTTTGAATGTAAATGATGTGAAATGGTAGATAGTGGAAGTGTACATCAGTGTCTAGCTGACGTTATGAGTTACTTGTTTGCCGACTCGATCCCCTGACGCTTGACGACGTGCAACGCGAGCCGGAACTACTTCGCTTGGTCAAACGCGCCTTCGTGCCGGACCGATGTCTGCTGATGGGCTCGGCAAGTTTCCGATTGGAGAGGAAAGTCCCCGAATCATTGACTGGCGGGGCGATCTATCGCGTACTTTGGTCGATGACAAGGCGCGAGCAGCAGGGTGTCGTGCGATGAGCCCGGAGACGTCACCGCCGCTGGTACAGGAGACCGCCGAGGCCGCGGAAGCTGTGAAGCATGAATATGTGTTGCTGCGTGACGGCGGACCGATCGCCACGCCGGACGGTGCCGCATACGTCTTGGCTCGTTGGGATGGCGACGGCGTCGTCGGGGTCTCGCCCATTGAACGACTAACTGTCGCGACATCGATGGCCGCGACCACGTCGGCGTTAAATTCGACCCCGTCGGAAAGAGACGGTCGTGAGTGATGCGCCAGGCGCGCGGATAACTGTCGGCCTACTGCCCGGCCTTTTCCAGAAGAGCATAATACGGCGCCACGTCGGCGGCGGTGACAATCGCCGTCGGGATCACGTTCCGGAATTCGACCTGCTCTCCACGAGCCAGTTTCAGGCCGATATCCACCGCGGCAGCGCTCTCTTCGTACAGAGGCTGCGCAGCGATCGCGTACACGGCGCCCGACTTGATGAGGTCGAGATTCTGTCGTACCGCGCTCATGCCGATGATCGTGACGCTGCGGCTGGCCGTGCGGCTCGCGTTTGCCCAGGTTTCGGCGCCCGCGCCTGTGGTCGAAAAGGCTCCCGCGAGTTGCGGATTGCTCTGCAAGATCCCGAGCGCCCTCGCTCGGGCCGCCGTGGGTTCGAAGCCCTCCAGCTGCGGGGCTAGGAGCCTGATCTGCGGAAAGCACTTCGCGAGGGTTGCGGCGAACACCTGAGCCATCTCGTTTTCAGTGCGGTTGTAGCTGCCCTGCGTGACCGCAATTGCGCCCTGGCCGCGCAGGCGTGTGCCCATCGCTACTGCAGCATCCGCTGCAGTCGTGCGAATGTCCTGGCCGATGGCAGCCTTCAGTCCCGGAATTTCGTCCGGCGCCGGAAGCAGATGCACGATCATGACCGGATAGCCATCGCGCGCCAGCCGCGCTACATACGGATTTAGCGCAGGATCCACGGCGTAGACCATGACCGCGCTATGTCGCCGTCGTGCAAGCGCGGCATCGGCGAGCGGAATGGTTGCGGCGATGTCGAAGGCGGTGGCGCTTGGATTGCCGACGACATCGCAATGTACCTTCAGCTCGCGGCAGCGGTCCAGAAAGCCAGCCTGCATCAGTTTGTGCA contains:
- a CDS encoding phosphoenolpyruvate hydrolase family protein, with protein sequence MSPETSPPLVQETAEAAEAVKHEYVLLRDGGPIATPDGAAYVLARWDGDGVVGVSPIERLTVATSMAATTSALNSTPSERDGRE
- a CDS encoding substrate-binding domain-containing protein; this translates as MIVLTACNRSAPVGGEALLWVQPMRDHPVHKLMQAGFLDRCRELKVHCDVVGNPSATAFDIAATIPLADAALARRRHSAVMVYAVDPALNPYVARLARDGYPVMIVHLLPAPDEIPGLKAAIGQDIRTTAADAAVAMGTRLRGQGAIAVTQGSYNRTENEMAQVFAATLAKCFPQIRLLAPQLEGFEPTAARARALGILQSNPQLAGAFSTTGAGAETWANASRTASRSVTIIGMSAVRQNLDLIKSGAVYAIAAQPLYEESAAAVDIGLKLARGEQVEFRNVIPTAIVTAADVAPYYALLEKAGQ